The Miscanthus floridulus cultivar M001 chromosome 17, ASM1932011v1, whole genome shotgun sequence genome has a window encoding:
- the LOC136518508 gene encoding major pollen allergen Lol p 11-like, with product MMPQLRSLVALLLVATAVAAVVAVAAAGGGFVVTGRIYCDNCRAGFETNISHAIQGATVEMECRHFESQQVHDKAQATTDAGGWYKMEIGGDHQDEICDVRLLKSPEADCAEIELARDRCRVPLTGNDGIKQSGVRYANPIAFFRKEPLPNCGELLRAYDLYNETSENS from the exons ATGATGCCGCAGCTGCGTAGCCTCGTGGCGCTGCTCCTAGTGGCCACGGCCGTAGCCGCCGTCGTGGCCGTCGCCGCAGCCGGTGGTGGGTTTGTCGTCACCGGCCGCATCTATTGCGACAACTGCCGCGCCGGGTTCGAGACCAACATCTCCCACGCCATCCAAG GCGCGACGGTGGAGATGGAGTGCCGTCACTTCGAGTCGCAGCAAGTTCACGATAAGGCACAGGCGACGACGGACGCCGGCGGGTGGTACAAGATGGAGATCGGCGGCGACCACCAGGACGAGATCTGCGACGTGAGGCTGCTCAAGAGCCCCGAGGCGGACTGCGCCGAGATCGAGCTCGCCCGCGACCGCTGCCGCGTCCCACTCACCGGGAACGACGGCATCAAGCAGAGCGGCGTCCGATACGCCAACCCCATCGCTTTCTTCCGCAAAGAGCCGCTCCCCAACTGTGGCGAGCTCCTCCGCGCTTACGACCTCTATAACGAGACGTCTGAGAATTCCTAA